One window from the genome of Carassius carassius chromosome 15, fCarCar2.1, whole genome shotgun sequence encodes:
- the LOC132158954 gene encoding protein lifeguard 1-like isoform X1 — MAKNKSGYTRFENPPQYSEVNQELPGFMMPPPPYDATVPHGRSNSGVPVVVPVAPPYAPPTAFGNHMYRQGVSGQHPYPTAAPYITDPYKGGLYKKPLPYEVAMGHCDPYPDYEKKEFASSGLDNKAVRRLFIRKVFSVLSLQLAITCGFVAVFTFERHVKLFVKQNAWTYLAGYVVFLVPYLVILCCGEFRRKHPWNLICLSILTLALSYMVGVVSSFYDTDIVMMALGITVLVCFTVIVFSLQTKFDFTSCYGVLFVCFIVMLFFGILCIFLYHRILDLIYASLGALVFTCFLAVDTQLLLGNKNLSVSPEEYIFAALNLYLDIIQIFSFILRIFGKGRG, encoded by the exons ATGGCAAAAAACAAAAGTGGCTACACTCGCTTTGAAAACCCTCCTCAGTACAGTGAGGTGAATCAGGAGCTGCCGGGCTTCATGATGCCACCGCCACCTTATGATGCTACTGTTCCACATGGAAGATCGAATTCTGGTGTTCCCGTCGTTGTACCCGTCGCTCCCCCATATGCTCCACCGACTGCTTTTGGGAATCACATGTACAGACAGGGAGTCTCTGGACAGCATCCATATCCTACAGCAGCCCCTTACATTACAGATCCTTACAAAGGCGGACTGTACAAAAAGCCACTTCCATATG AAGTTGCAATGGGACACTGCGATCCTTACCCAGACTATGAAAAGAAGGAGTTTGCCAGCTCAGGACTTGATAATAAAGCTGTCAGAAGACTGTTCATTCGGAAG GTTTTTTCTGTCTTGAGTCTTCAGTTGGCCATCACCTGTGGCTTCGTGGCCGTGTTCACTTTTGAGCGTCACGTCAAGCTATTCGTGAAGCAGAATGCCTGGACGTATTTGGCTGGCTACGTAGTCTTCCTGGTGCCCTACCTAGTGATCCTGTGCTGCGGAGAGTTTCGCAGGAAGCATCCGTGGAACCTCATTTGTCTG AGTATCCTGACGCTGGCATTGTCCTACATGGTGGGTGTGGTCTCCAGCTTCTACGACACTGATATCGTGATGATGGCCCTCGGCATCACTGTGCTGGTCTGCTTCACGGTCATCGTCTTCTCTCTGCAG ACCAAATTtgacttcacttcctgttacGGCGTGCTGTTCGTTTGCTTCATCGTCATGCTGTTCTTCGGGATCCTTTGCATCTTTCTGTACCACAGGATTCTGGACCTCATCTATGCATCTCTGGGTGCACTGGTCTTCACCTGC TTCTTGGCCGTGGACACGCAGCTGCTCCTCGGGAACAAGAATCTGTCCGTGAGTCCCGAGGAATACATCTTCGCCGCGCTCAACCTGTATCTGGACATCATTCAAATCTTCTCATTCATTTTGCGAATCTTTGGAAAAGGCCGTGGCTAA
- the LOC132158954 gene encoding protein lifeguard 1-like isoform X2, translating to MAKNKSGYTRFENPPQYSEVNQELPGFMMPPPPYDATVPHGRSNSGVPVVVPVAPPYAPPTAFGNHMYRQGVSGQHPYPTAAPYITDPYKGGLYKKPLPYVAMGHCDPYPDYEKKEFASSGLDNKAVRRLFIRKVFSVLSLQLAITCGFVAVFTFERHVKLFVKQNAWTYLAGYVVFLVPYLVILCCGEFRRKHPWNLICLSILTLALSYMVGVVSSFYDTDIVMMALGITVLVCFTVIVFSLQTKFDFTSCYGVLFVCFIVMLFFGILCIFLYHRILDLIYASLGALVFTCFLAVDTQLLLGNKNLSVSPEEYIFAALNLYLDIIQIFSFILRIFGKGRG from the exons ATGGCAAAAAACAAAAGTGGCTACACTCGCTTTGAAAACCCTCCTCAGTACAGTGAGGTGAATCAGGAGCTGCCGGGCTTCATGATGCCACCGCCACCTTATGATGCTACTGTTCCACATGGAAGATCGAATTCTGGTGTTCCCGTCGTTGTACCCGTCGCTCCCCCATATGCTCCACCGACTGCTTTTGGGAATCACATGTACAGACAGGGAGTCTCTGGACAGCATCCATATCCTACAGCAGCCCCTTACATTACAGATCCTTACAAAGGCGGACTGTACAAAAAGCCACTTCCATATG TTGCAATGGGACACTGCGATCCTTACCCAGACTATGAAAAGAAGGAGTTTGCCAGCTCAGGACTTGATAATAAAGCTGTCAGAAGACTGTTCATTCGGAAG GTTTTTTCTGTCTTGAGTCTTCAGTTGGCCATCACCTGTGGCTTCGTGGCCGTGTTCACTTTTGAGCGTCACGTCAAGCTATTCGTGAAGCAGAATGCCTGGACGTATTTGGCTGGCTACGTAGTCTTCCTGGTGCCCTACCTAGTGATCCTGTGCTGCGGAGAGTTTCGCAGGAAGCATCCGTGGAACCTCATTTGTCTG AGTATCCTGACGCTGGCATTGTCCTACATGGTGGGTGTGGTCTCCAGCTTCTACGACACTGATATCGTGATGATGGCCCTCGGCATCACTGTGCTGGTCTGCTTCACGGTCATCGTCTTCTCTCTGCAG ACCAAATTtgacttcacttcctgttacGGCGTGCTGTTCGTTTGCTTCATCGTCATGCTGTTCTTCGGGATCCTTTGCATCTTTCTGTACCACAGGATTCTGGACCTCATCTATGCATCTCTGGGTGCACTGGTCTTCACCTGC TTCTTGGCCGTGGACACGCAGCTGCTCCTCGGGAACAAGAATCTGTCCGTGAGTCCCGAGGAATACATCTTCGCCGCGCTCAACCTGTATCTGGACATCATTCAAATCTTCTCATTCATTTTGCGAATCTTTGGAAAAGGCCGTGGCTAA